One genomic window of Desmospora activa DSM 45169 includes the following:
- a CDS encoding alpha-ketoacid dehydrogenase subunit beta: protein MATMTYIQAINQALSVEMERDKNVLVMGEDVGVNGGVFRATADLYQTFGEKRSFDTPLAESAIIGTAIGLANHGFRPVPEIQFAGFVYECMDQISTQAARIRMRSGGRFNAPITVRVPFGGGVKTPEMHSDSLEALFMHSPGVKVVIPSTPYDAKGLLISAIRDDDPVIFYESMKLYRSIKADVPEEAYTVPLGKANVVREGTDVTLIAYGAMVHTAEKAAAQAEKERGVKAEVIDLRTISPFDLETIIGSVTKTHRAVVIHEAAQTGGVGAELSARIHEEAILSLEAPVVRVTGFDTPYPLTAIEDEYLPTVDRICAGIYKTLDF from the coding sequence ATGGCTACCATGACCTATATTCAAGCCATCAACCAAGCACTTAGCGTCGAAATGGAACGGGATAAAAACGTACTCGTCATGGGTGAAGACGTCGGGGTGAACGGCGGTGTTTTCCGTGCAACCGCCGATCTGTACCAAACCTTCGGCGAGAAGCGTTCCTTTGACACCCCGCTGGCGGAGTCCGCGATCATCGGTACGGCGATCGGTCTCGCCAACCACGGCTTCCGTCCGGTTCCCGAGATCCAGTTTGCCGGATTTGTCTATGAGTGTATGGACCAAATCTCGACGCAAGCCGCTCGGATCCGCATGCGTTCCGGTGGACGTTTCAACGCTCCCATCACCGTCCGCGTTCCCTTCGGCGGCGGCGTAAAAACGCCGGAAATGCACTCCGACAGCCTGGAAGCATTGTTTATGCACAGCCCTGGGGTAAAAGTGGTGATCCCCTCTACCCCTTATGACGCCAAAGGCTTGCTGATCTCCGCCATCCGGGACGATGACCCGGTCATCTTCTATGAATCGATGAAGCTGTATCGCTCCATTAAAGCCGATGTGCCGGAGGAAGCATACACCGTGCCCTTGGGCAAAGCCAACGTGGTCCGGGAAGGCACCGACGTTACCCTGATCGCTTACGGCGCTATGGTTCATACCGCGGAAAAAGCGGCGGCACAAGCGGAGAAAGAGCGTGGTGTAAAAGCGGAAGTGATCGACTTGCGCACGATTTCTCCCTTTGATCTGGAGACGATCATCGGCTCCGTCACCAAAACCCATCGCGCTGTTGTCATCCATGAAGCGGCCCAAACCGGCGGTGTTGGTGCGGAATTGTCCGCTCGCATCCACGAAGAAGCGATCCTCTCTCTGGAAGCGCCGGTGGTGCGTGTGACTGGTTTTGACACCCCGTACCCGTTGACAGCGATCGAAGACGAATACTTACCGACAGTGGACCGAATCTGTGCCGGTATCTACAAAACGCTGGACTTTTAA
- the pdhA gene encoding pyruvate dehydrogenase (acetyl-transferring) E1 component subunit alpha, translating into MPKVMELKQGSEMFQILNENGEIVEGQQAPDLSDDELKDIYRWMLRIRTFDGRAIKLNRQGRLGFYAPMAGQEACQIASMAALKKSDMLYPSYRDVGTAMYHGLPMENVFLNSRGQITGMKTPEGVNAYPPQIIIAAQVLHCAGSGWAFRLRDEDHVAICFFGDGATSEGDFHEGLNFAAVYDANSIFFCQNNQYAISVPLHKQMRSETIAQKAVAYGIAGIRVDGNDALAVYEATKQAAERARKGEGPTLIEAVTYRVGPHTMAGDDPGRYRTKEEEETWTSKRDPLKRLRQYLDSKGLWSDAEEEQVQEEVLNEMNEAIKKVEKAPKGTVAELIDDLYAETPALLKKQKDEYLSWKEGK; encoded by the coding sequence GTGCCTAAAGTAATGGAGTTGAAGCAGGGTTCGGAAATGTTTCAAATCCTAAATGAAAACGGTGAGATTGTCGAAGGGCAACAAGCACCAGATCTCTCCGATGACGAACTGAAAGACATTTATCGCTGGATGTTGCGAATCCGTACGTTTGACGGGCGTGCCATTAAGCTGAACCGTCAGGGACGCTTAGGTTTTTATGCGCCGATGGCAGGCCAGGAAGCGTGCCAGATCGCATCGATGGCTGCGCTAAAGAAGAGCGATATGCTGTATCCCAGCTATCGTGATGTCGGTACCGCTATGTATCATGGATTGCCGATGGAAAATGTTTTCCTCAATTCCCGTGGTCAGATTACGGGCATGAAAACGCCGGAGGGCGTAAACGCTTACCCGCCGCAAATCATCATCGCCGCTCAAGTTCTTCACTGTGCCGGTTCCGGTTGGGCTTTCCGCCTGCGGGATGAAGATCATGTTGCGATCTGTTTCTTCGGAGACGGGGCGACCTCAGAAGGGGACTTCCACGAAGGACTCAACTTTGCCGCCGTCTACGATGCCAACTCCATTTTCTTCTGTCAAAACAACCAATACGCCATCAGTGTGCCGCTTCATAAACAGATGCGTTCCGAGACGATCGCCCAAAAAGCTGTCGCTTACGGCATCGCCGGCATTCGCGTCGACGGCAACGATGCCTTGGCCGTCTATGAGGCGACCAAACAAGCGGCTGAACGTGCCCGCAAAGGGGAAGGACCGACCTTGATCGAAGCGGTTACCTACCGTGTTGGACCGCACACCATGGCGGGTGATGACCCGGGTCGCTACCGCACGAAAGAAGAGGAAGAGACCTGGACCTCTAAGCGTGATCCGCTCAAGCGCCTCCGTCAATACCTGGATTCCAAAGGCCTCTGGTCTGATGCCGAGGAAGAGCAGGTACAAGAAGAAGTGCTGAACGAGATGAACGAAGCGATCAAAAAAGTGGAGAAAGCACCGAAAGGGACCGTCGCTGAATTGATCGACGATCTCTATGCTGAAACTCCGGCACTCCTTAAAAAGCAAAAAGATGAATACCTCTCCTGGAAGGAGGGCAAATAA
- a CDS encoding class I SAM-dependent methyltransferase, with the protein MLPGILQQTHQWVAERLPPGGIAVDATLGNGHDIRFLADHVGDAGRVFGFDIQEEAVRRSRLRLEKESLDGRVTLFHDSHEKIKFHLYNRSILHIDAVMFNLGYLPHGDKTITTQTDTTLDAMRQAVDMLNPGGILTAVLYTGHPGGREEAEQVLAWMKQLDTDYQTVQYQVLNREHAPILTAVCKG; encoded by the coding sequence ATGCTTCCCGGTATTTTGCAACAAACCCACCAATGGGTGGCGGAACGCCTCCCCCCCGGTGGAATCGCCGTCGACGCTACCCTGGGAAACGGCCATGACATTCGCTTTTTGGCCGATCACGTGGGCGATGCCGGACGGGTTTTTGGATTTGACATACAGGAAGAAGCGGTTCGACGCAGCCGCTTACGTTTGGAAAAAGAGTCCTTGGATGGCCGTGTCACGCTCTTTCACGACAGCCACGAAAAGATAAAATTTCATCTCTACAACCGCAGCATTCTCCATATAGATGCCGTCATGTTCAATTTGGGCTACCTCCCTCATGGCGACAAAACGATCACCACCCAAACCGACACCACCCTGGATGCGATGCGGCAAGCGGTGGATATGCTCAACCCCGGCGGCATCCTGACCGCCGTCCTCTACACCGGCCACCCTGGCGGTCGCGAAGAAGCAGAGCAGGTATTGGCGTGGATGAAACAGCTGGATACCGACTATCAAACCGTTCAATATCAAGTTCTCAACCGCGAGCATGCCCCGATATTGACTGCGGTATGTAAGGGATAA
- a CDS encoding DUF6612 family protein, with the protein MKKHLHLFLWLVLLLFVMVSGCSLFAGTESEKSDDSVDKNGSLSAEEILQKAEASMTDTSGVRYDIVGDQSLVIEKDGKNKAATMDFNAALQLDQKPFAIHLKGNINTDTDTVPVELYLAQGIWYSRMDEGDWTRSTIPSFGNGQGQNLLPAESLQQFRRMIEESNDSSRVHFSNEEDAYVLELNVTEEGLKKEWGDDYKNLKKKLEPSWEEIGLTARQAEARIVQFNRRFSIDKETFIPKQIDHATIWEIPLEKGSITLEQNMVITYAGESTRSITIPAEVTRSSQDK; encoded by the coding sequence ATGAAAAAGCATTTGCACTTATTTTTATGGTTGGTTCTATTATTATTTGTGATGGTGTCGGGCTGCTCCCTGTTTGCGGGTACTGAGTCGGAGAAGTCGGATGACAGCGTGGATAAAAACGGATCTCTGTCTGCAGAGGAAATCCTTCAGAAAGCGGAAGCCTCGATGACCGACACGAGTGGGGTTCGTTATGATATTGTCGGTGATCAATCGCTCGTGATCGAAAAAGACGGAAAAAATAAAGCGGCCACAATGGATTTTAATGCGGCCTTACAGTTGGATCAGAAGCCATTTGCCATCCATTTAAAAGGGAATATCAATACGGATACCGACACTGTACCCGTTGAGTTGTATTTGGCACAGGGTATCTGGTATAGCCGCATGGATGAAGGGGACTGGACTCGCTCCACTATTCCCTCCTTCGGAAATGGGCAGGGGCAAAATTTGCTCCCAGCAGAATCGTTGCAACAGTTTCGGCGGATGATTGAGGAATCCAATGACAGTTCAAGGGTGCATTTTTCTAACGAAGAAGATGCATATGTATTAGAACTGAATGTAACAGAGGAAGGATTGAAAAAAGAGTGGGGTGACGATTATAAAAATCTGAAAAAGAAATTGGAGCCGTCTTGGGAAGAAATCGGTCTTACCGCTAGGCAAGCGGAAGCCAGGATTGTTCAGTTTAATCGTCGCTTTTCCATTGACAAGGAGACATTTATACCAAAGCAGATCGATCATGCAACCATCTGGGAAATTCCGTTAGAAAAAGGTTCCATCACGCTAGAACAAAATATGGTAATCACTTATGCTGGTGAATCGACACGATCGATCACCATACCAGCGGAGGTCACAAGAAGTTCCCAAGACAAATAG
- a CDS encoding ferritin-like domain-containing protein: protein MNSDIQTLIDGLNEDLAYEYAAVISYTYNAAVVSGLARPVLKSFFEEEAQDEIRHASYLSEKVAALGGVPVVQPAEVKQTSSVREMLENAIADEDATIHRYMKRIEQAEKAAQYGLKVDLEDMVADESNHKEELQRLLNDPRL from the coding sequence TTGAATTCGGATATCCAAACATTGATCGACGGACTGAATGAAGATCTGGCATATGAGTATGCAGCGGTTATCTCGTATACGTACAATGCTGCCGTTGTTTCCGGTTTAGCCCGTCCAGTCTTAAAATCGTTTTTTGAAGAAGAAGCTCAGGATGAAATTCGTCACGCCAGTTACCTATCGGAGAAAGTTGCCGCTCTGGGTGGAGTACCGGTCGTACAGCCGGCGGAGGTAAAGCAGACTTCCAGCGTAAGGGAAATGTTGGAAAATGCCATCGCTGATGAGGATGCTACCATTCATCGCTATATGAAACGGATTGAGCAAGCGGAAAAAGCCGCCCAGTACGGTTTAAAGGTGGATTTAGAGGATATGGTGGCCGATGAGTCCAACCATAAGGAAGAGTTGCAGCGCTTGTTGAACGATCCTCGCTTATAA
- a CDS encoding TIGR01212 family radical SAM protein (This family includes YhcC from E. coli K-12, an uncharacterized radical SAM protein.): MYAPKQQKPIPLTWGDKRYHTWNHHLRSHFGEKIFKVPLDGGFTCPNRDGTVASGGCTFCSPRGSGDFAGDRRQDLVEQFQRVKERMHQKWPQAKYLGYFQAFSNTYAPAEELRPMYECILEQENVIGLSIATRPDCLPDDVLDLLEELNERTYLWVELGLQTVHDSTSDLINRGHDYACFLEGVAKLRQRNIRTCAHIIYGLPQETPEMMLETGRACANMDIQGIKIHSLHLLKKTPMVKQYKQGLLQFLDRDTYVRLVVDTLELLPPQMVIHRVTGDGPPDLMIGPMWSTKKWEALNAIDDELKRRHSWQGKKWSPATPSLLPQWVGEKA, encoded by the coding sequence ATGTACGCACCAAAACAACAGAAACCAATTCCTCTCACATGGGGGGATAAACGTTACCATACATGGAACCACCACCTGCGCAGCCACTTCGGAGAAAAGATCTTTAAAGTTCCCTTGGATGGTGGCTTTACTTGTCCCAACCGGGATGGAACTGTCGCCTCCGGTGGCTGCACCTTCTGTAGTCCGCGCGGCTCTGGCGATTTTGCTGGAGATCGACGGCAAGATTTGGTGGAACAGTTTCAACGGGTAAAAGAGCGCATGCACCAAAAATGGCCGCAAGCGAAATATCTCGGTTATTTTCAGGCATTTAGCAATACCTATGCACCGGCGGAGGAACTTCGCCCCATGTATGAATGCATTTTGGAGCAGGAAAATGTGATCGGCCTCTCCATCGCCACCCGGCCGGACTGCTTGCCGGACGATGTGCTGGATTTATTGGAAGAATTAAATGAGCGCACCTATCTCTGGGTGGAGCTGGGCTTGCAGACGGTGCATGACTCCACCTCGGACCTAATCAATCGCGGACACGATTACGCCTGTTTTTTAGAAGGAGTCGCCAAGCTGCGACAGCGAAATATCCGCACCTGCGCCCACATCATTTACGGTCTGCCGCAGGAAACGCCGGAGATGATGCTGGAGACGGGTCGTGCCTGTGCCAATATGGATATCCAAGGCATCAAGATCCATTCCCTCCATCTGTTGAAAAAAACACCGATGGTCAAACAATACAAACAGGGACTGCTTCAGTTTTTGGATCGGGACACCTATGTACGCTTAGTGGTGGATACGTTGGAACTGTTGCCACCGCAGATGGTGATTCACCGAGTGACAGGGGACGGCCCGCCGGATCTGATGATCGGGCCGATGTGGAGTACAAAAAAATGGGAGGCGCTCAACGCCATCGACGATGAGCTAAAGCGGCGCCATTCCTGGCAAGGGAAAAAATGGTCTCCTGCTACCCCCTCACTCTTACCGCAATGGGTAGGTGAAAAAGCCTGA
- a CDS encoding protein kinase domain-containing protein has translation MEGKLLGQRYEILRQLGGGGMAVVYLAQDRLLERQVAIKVLDDELGHDTDFIRRFEREAQAAASLSHPHIIAIYDVGQEDEIYYIVMEYMEGASLMDRIAERGMIPAREAVEIAIQICDGLEHAHQQGIIHRDIKPHNMMATATGQFKLGDFGIAQRHGATALTQSGQVMGSVHYFSPEQAQGKTVGPQSDVYSLGVVLYEMVTGTPPFNSEEGIAIALSHLRDPIPDPRRWNLDLPDGVCHVIARAMEKSSDTRYQSTAEMKAELEQAFLDIPRQPVQAFAPVSAVSEEGGMVANAASGKGKGWREWLHKRRLWFGLGIGLPLVLVSFFILWVGGELVQTQGGENGPQQPREVAGVAEKEEQTDGQEQEVTAEAETGEQQQPSDQTEKNQSAADEKKENDSPPSSTTPPSQQQPEERVVPQFEEFFDEATWTVRAKATQPGEGYFRIWVFKDDTPEYYQHYQSEEKYWDTFSFTIPDWESFPPGTYKISPHFHQSELDALPVDSDREFTVVKD, from the coding sequence ATGGAAGGGAAGCTGTTGGGACAACGCTATGAAATTTTGCGTCAGCTAGGCGGTGGGGGGATGGCTGTTGTCTACTTGGCGCAGGACCGATTGCTGGAGCGGCAAGTGGCAATCAAAGTGCTGGACGATGAGCTGGGTCATGATACGGATTTTATTCGCCGTTTTGAACGGGAGGCGCAAGCGGCGGCTAGCCTCTCTCATCCTCATATCATCGCGATTTATGATGTTGGGCAAGAAGATGAGATTTACTATATTGTGATGGAGTATATGGAAGGAGCTTCCTTGATGGATCGCATTGCGGAACGGGGAATGATACCGGCCCGTGAAGCGGTGGAGATTGCGATCCAGATCTGCGATGGATTGGAACATGCTCACCAACAGGGAATCATCCATCGCGATATCAAACCGCACAATATGATGGCGACCGCCACCGGACAGTTTAAGTTGGGTGATTTTGGGATTGCACAACGTCATGGGGCGACAGCGCTAACCCAGTCAGGACAGGTGATGGGATCGGTTCATTATTTTTCTCCGGAGCAGGCCCAGGGTAAAACGGTAGGCCCCCAGAGCGATGTGTATTCCTTAGGCGTGGTCTTGTACGAAATGGTGACGGGAACCCCTCCTTTTAACAGTGAGGAAGGGATTGCCATCGCCTTGTCCCATTTGCGCGATCCGATTCCAGATCCGCGCCGATGGAACCTCGATTTGCCCGACGGAGTGTGCCATGTGATCGCCCGCGCCATGGAAAAATCGAGCGATACGCGCTATCAATCCACAGCAGAGATGAAAGCGGAGTTGGAACAAGCTTTTCTCGACATTCCGCGCCAACCGGTGCAAGCCTTTGCTCCTGTTTCCGCCGTTTCGGAGGAGGGAGGGATGGTGGCTAATGCTGCATCAGGTAAGGGAAAAGGGTGGCGCGAGTGGCTACATAAACGAAGGCTTTGGTTTGGGTTAGGTATCGGATTGCCCCTGGTGTTGGTATCGTTTTTTATCCTGTGGGTAGGCGGGGAATTAGTACAAACACAGGGAGGGGAGAATGGGCCCCAACAGCCGCGGGAAGTTGCAGGTGTAGCAGAAAAGGAGGAGCAAACAGACGGTCAGGAACAAGAGGTTACGGCAGAGGCTGAGACTGGGGAGCAACAACAGCCATCCGACCAGACTGAGAAGAATCAATCTGCAGCCGACGAAAAAAAGGAAAACGATTCCCCGCCTTCCTCTACCACTCCCCCTTCACAGCAGCAACCAGAGGAAAGGGTGGTCCCCCAGTTTGAGGAATTTTTCGATGAAGCAACATGGACGGTACGGGCCAAAGCGACCCAACCGGGGGAAGGGTATTTTCGTATCTGGGTGTTTAAAGATGATACGCCAGAATACTACCAGCATTATCAATCCGAAGAAAAATACTGGGACACATTTTCGTTTACCATCCCCGATTGGGAAAGCTTCCCCCCAGGAACCTATAAAATCTCGCCACATTTTCACCAAAGTGAGCTTGATGCGCTGCCGGTGGACAGCGATCGAGAATTTACAGTGGTAAAAGATTGA
- a CDS encoding protein kinase domain-containing protein: protein MEGKTLGGRYEILHRLGGGGMAVVYLAQDRFLDRRVAVKVLKKALSRDEDLVRRFNREAKAVASMSHPGVIKVYDVGREDDIHYMVMEYMEGASLMDRIAKGKLATREAVEIAIQICDGLEHAHQQGVIHRDIKPHNIMATADGQFKLGDFGISRLSGATAITQTGAVIGSIHYFSPEQARGRDITKQSDIYSLGVVLFYVVTGVLPYDGDEAVAIALKHLEEPVPNPRDWDPELPEGVCHVIARAMAKSKEERYPSAAEMKADLEQAFTVPFRGTILSLSAEAKVTGSDRTDRALEEVGDKKNDRWKEILGKRRVWFGLGTGMACVMLLCFFLIQSHDSNTLDESTPSETASVFPPPETADDEEKAVIDEPEEEVEQEEEVVAEAEEEKERREVEPTPTPDQEQPPPVDPGWKATFDDQTGTLQVSGQEQEGTFAISVYHRGEMYDNYTSEEKRWSQLRYRFPEWDNYEPGKYEIDVYFMRKGVDTGDYIDLFTVEKEGVNNGDE from the coding sequence TTGGAAGGGAAAACACTGGGAGGTCGGTACGAAATTCTCCACCGTCTCGGTGGCGGCGGGATGGCAGTCGTCTACCTGGCACAAGATCGTTTTCTAGACAGACGGGTAGCGGTCAAAGTGTTAAAAAAAGCCCTCAGCCGGGATGAGGACTTGGTTCGCCGTTTTAACCGGGAAGCCAAAGCGGTGGCCAGTATGTCCCATCCCGGTGTAATCAAGGTTTATGATGTCGGTCGGGAAGACGATATTCACTATATGGTAATGGAATATATGGAAGGTGCTTCTCTGATGGATCGCATCGCGAAAGGAAAGCTTGCCACCCGTGAGGCGGTGGAGATTGCGATCCAGATCTGCGATGGATTGGAACATGCTCACCAACAGGGAGTGATCCATCGCGACATTAAGCCCCACAATATCATGGCTACCGCCGACGGGCAGTTTAAGCTAGGGGATTTTGGGATTTCTCGCTTAAGCGGGGCTACTGCCATTACGCAGACGGGAGCCGTGATCGGTTCCATCCATTATTTTTCCCCCGAACAAGCACGAGGGCGGGATATTACAAAACAGAGCGACATTTACTCCCTCGGGGTGGTTCTATTTTACGTGGTAACGGGTGTGCTGCCCTATGATGGCGATGAAGCAGTTGCCATCGCACTAAAACATCTGGAGGAACCGGTGCCGAATCCGCGCGACTGGGATCCGGAGTTGCCTGAGGGGGTGTGCCATGTGATCGCCCGTGCCATGGCCAAATCAAAAGAGGAGCGTTACCCATCGGCAGCGGAGATGAAAGCCGATTTGGAACAGGCGTTTACCGTTCCTTTTCGCGGAACTATTCTATCTTTATCCGCTGAAGCGAAAGTGACGGGAAGCGATCGTACGGATAGAGCCCTGGAAGAAGTGGGCGACAAAAAAAACGACAGATGGAAAGAGATTTTAGGGAAGCGAAGAGTTTGGTTTGGACTGGGTACCGGCATGGCTTGTGTAATGCTATTATGCTTCTTTTTGATTCAATCGCACGATTCAAATACCCTCGATGAATCAACCCCATCAGAAACGGCATCCGTTTTCCCACCGCCGGAAACCGCGGATGACGAGGAGAAAGCGGTCATTGACGAGCCGGAAGAAGAGGTGGAGCAAGAGGAAGAAGTGGTTGCAGAGGCGGAAGAGGAGAAGGAACGAAGGGAAGTAGAACCGACCCCTACCCCCGATCAAGAACAGCCACCTCCTGTTGATCCAGGGTGGAAGGCTACCTTCGATGATCAGACCGGCACTCTCCAAGTGAGCGGTCAAGAGCAGGAGGGAACTTTTGCGATCAGCGTATATCATCGAGGTGAGATGTACGACAATTATACGTCAGAGGAGAAACGCTGGAGTCAGCTGCGTTACCGTTTTCCGGAATGGGATAACTACGAGCCTGGCAAATATGAGATCGATGTGTACTTTATGCGCAAAGGTGTCGATACGGGGGATTATATTGACCTGTTTACCGTGGAAAAAGAAGGCGTAAACAATGGGGATGAATGA
- a CDS encoding dihydrolipoamide acetyltransferase family protein — protein sequence MAFEFKLPDVGEGIHEGEIVKFHVKEGDSINEDDVLAEVQTDKAVVEIPSPVTGTVKKLNAAEGEVIEVGSVLAVFDTGDGDAAEETATEEAKAEETPAPAEEKKEEAPAAPAATGKQVLAMPSIRKKARELGIDISQVAGSGPRGRITLEDLENFQAGGAKQEAQPEAEQAAPAPAAKEAAAPAPAAQAPQGNEERIPLRGMRRTIAKRMAQSVYTAPHVTIMDEVDASELIEMRKWAKPMAEQRGIKLTYMPFIIKALVAALHEFPTLNASIDDEKEEIIIKKYYHMGIAAATEDGLLVPVLKDVDRKSMFQLADEMSDLIKRTRERKAGVEDLKGSTFTITNIGAFGGQFFTPIINYPEVAIFGMGKMADRPMAVDGEVVIKPIMNISLSIDHRLIDGDVAARFLNRVKELLENPKLLMMEMS from the coding sequence GTGGCTTTTGAATTTAAATTGCCTGATGTAGGTGAAGGGATCCACGAAGGCGAAATCGTGAAGTTTCATGTTAAAGAAGGCGATTCCATCAACGAAGATGATGTGCTCGCTGAAGTGCAGACGGATAAAGCGGTGGTGGAGATCCCCTCCCCCGTGACCGGTACCGTCAAAAAACTGAACGCCGCTGAAGGCGAAGTGATCGAAGTCGGCTCCGTATTGGCTGTCTTTGACACCGGCGATGGAGACGCAGCGGAAGAGACGGCAACCGAAGAGGCAAAAGCGGAAGAAACCCCTGCCCCGGCAGAAGAGAAGAAAGAAGAAGCTCCTGCTGCTCCCGCCGCCACCGGCAAGCAGGTGTTGGCGATGCCTTCCATCCGCAAAAAAGCCCGGGAGCTGGGCATCGATATCAGCCAGGTAGCAGGTTCCGGCCCCCGTGGCCGCATCACCTTGGAAGATCTGGAGAACTTCCAAGCAGGCGGTGCTAAACAAGAAGCCCAACCGGAAGCGGAGCAAGCAGCTCCGGCTCCTGCAGCGAAAGAAGCTGCCGCGCCTGCGCCCGCAGCACAGGCGCCACAAGGAAACGAAGAGCGTATTCCGCTGCGCGGTATGCGTCGTACCATCGCCAAGCGGATGGCACAAAGCGTCTACACCGCTCCCCATGTGACGATTATGGATGAGGTGGATGCATCCGAGCTGATCGAAATGCGCAAATGGGCGAAGCCGATGGCGGAACAGCGCGGCATCAAGCTGACCTACATGCCTTTTATCATCAAGGCTCTGGTTGCCGCTTTGCATGAATTCCCCACTTTAAACGCTTCCATCGATGATGAGAAAGAAGAGATCATCATCAAGAAGTACTACCATATGGGGATTGCAGCAGCCACCGAAGACGGTTTGTTAGTACCGGTATTAAAAGATGTGGATCGCAAATCGATGTTCCAACTGGCGGATGAGATGAGCGACTTGATTAAACGCACACGGGAGCGGAAAGCCGGTGTGGAAGACCTGAAGGGCAGCACCTTCACCATTACCAACATCGGAGCCTTCGGCGGCCAATTCTTCACCCCGATTATCAACTATCCGGAAGTGGCGATCTTCGGTATGGGCAAAATGGCGGATCGTCCGATGGCAGTCGATGGAGAAGTGGTAATCAAGCCCATTATGAACATCTCGCTGTCCATCGATCACCGCCTGATCGACGGCGATGTGGCCGCCCGCTTCCTCAATCGTGTCAAAGAGTTGCTGGAAAACCCGAAACTCTTGATGATGGAGATGAGCTGA